Proteins encoded in a region of the Uloborus diversus isolate 005 chromosome 1, Udiv.v.3.1, whole genome shotgun sequence genome:
- the LOC129222343 gene encoding signal recognition particle subunit SRP68-like has protein sequence MTISRLAFLQSYLTYIRLSKTIERNLLFIESLKQNMGSTSETAIEGKRVTKPQDLVRPYEIIIQNLHEMKQLPGVESDSNFLDEAEASILAYKAHRCFYIAEVYAAANKWVEAIALYGRSEEYSKSALKNPALKNKKLIGLLKELLTKIEGNKYNAYSLSILGNEDSVQPTDSATKGKKNLMDLKSIGVSPRRFESYRLKNIQHMVDDHLEKYPDDFFFL, from the exons ATGAC aaTTTCTAGGCTTGCCTTTCTACAATCGTACTTGACTTACATTCGACTTTCCAAAACTATAGAACGAAATCTTTTGTTTATTGAATCCCTTAAGCAAAATATGGGCTCAACTTCTGAAACAGCAATCGAGGGCAAAAGAGTGACAAAGCCCCAAGATCTTGTTCGGCCGTATGAGATCATCATTCAGAACTTACATGAAATGAAGCAACTGCCGGGGGTAGAATCGGATTCTAATTTCCTTGATGAAGCAGAAGCAAGTATATTAGCTTATAAAGCTCATAGGTGCTTTTATATAGCTGAAGTTTATGCTGCTGCAAATAAATGGGTTGAAGCTATAGCTTTGTATGGGAGATCAGAAGAATATTCTAAAAGTGCTTTGAAGAATCCagctttaaaaaacaagaaattgatTGGGCTACTTAAAGAACTGTTGACAAAAATTGAAGGGAACAAGTATAATGCTTACTCTTTAAGTATTTTAGGAAATGAAGACAGCGTTCAACCCACTGATAGTGCAACAAAAGGCAAAAAGAATTTGATGGACTTGAAATCCATTGGGGTTTCCCCGCGTAGGTTCGAATCCTACCGGCTT